Proteins encoded in a region of the Catalinimonas alkaloidigena genome:
- a CDS encoding 4'-phosphopantetheinyl transferase family protein codes for MTIFPLTLQRTARTYRGVLSFASTAHLPTEPEAYLHPLEFAQYQTLRIPARQTSFLLGRFLARQTLHTYLGEASPDVYLTSGVFQQPLVVGTPTSVGVSLSHTADQAACLVFSEEHPMGVDLERVQPGNWENIGSQLTPHEKGLWDGKESMDAFYTRLWTVKEALSKVLRTGLTVSMEFYEIASVTRQKDLTCCQFKHFLQYKALTFAWNACFCTVVLPAESEYTMTEAREKIDLRRRLYS; via the coding sequence TTGACCATTTTTCCATTGACCCTACAGCGGACCGCCCGCACCTACCGCGGCGTGTTGAGTTTTGCCAGTACTGCGCACTTGCCTACCGAGCCGGAAGCGTATTTGCATCCGCTGGAATTTGCCCAGTACCAGACCCTGCGTATTCCGGCCCGTCAGACTTCCTTTTTGTTAGGGCGTTTTCTGGCCCGCCAAACGCTCCATACGTACCTGGGAGAAGCATCGCCAGACGTCTACCTGACGTCCGGGGTATTTCAACAGCCGCTGGTCGTCGGCACGCCGACTAGCGTGGGCGTGAGCCTTTCGCATACCGCCGACCAGGCCGCGTGTTTGGTTTTTTCGGAAGAGCATCCCATGGGTGTGGATCTGGAGCGCGTACAACCGGGCAATTGGGAAAACATCGGTTCGCAGCTCACGCCCCACGAAAAAGGTCTCTGGGATGGCAAAGAGTCGATGGATGCGTTTTACACCCGGCTCTGGACGGTGAAAGAAGCACTCTCGAAAGTGCTGCGCACCGGGCTGACCGTCTCTATGGAGTTCTACGAAATCGCCTCCGTTACCCGGCAAAAGGACCTCACGTGTTGCCAGTTCAAGCACTTTTTGCAATACAAAGCATTGACTTTTGCGTGGAACGCGTGTTTCTGCACGGTGGTGTTACCTGCCGAATCAGAGTATACAATGACTGAAGCGAGGGAAAAAATCGATCTGCGGCGCCGTTTGTATAGTTAA